GAAACGTAAATTAATATAGGCAAAATCCTCCTGCTTATGTTTAAATGAGTTATTCCCACACCAATAATAACTGTGGTTGACTGAAAATAAGAAGGGCTATCCATTATCTATAGAAAACTTTACCCTCCCCATCATTTGAGTACCCTCATAAATACCCTATTATTTGAAGGCACGGAAAATAGGTCACTTCCACATTAGGTCTAAGAATCTATCCAACACTCCTTCCATGGGTGTCCTATgggtgccctcctcccctccctcttgaAACCCACACTTTCAGAGGATTTGGTAAGGATGCTTGGgtaggagaaaaaagagggaaaaggaaaaagttttaTGGCAACAGAGGAAAAAGGAGTTGTAGAGGAAAGCTAAGGACTCTTCCTGCATGACTCATTTGTTCAGGTAAAAAAGCCTTCTGTATCTATGCAGAAAGCAGATAAGCTACAACATGAGGGATAGGGTTAAATTTCATGGAGTTCTTAGTAGTGATCAGAACAAAATagaatggggacgcctgggtggctcaggggtttagtgcctgccttcagtccagggtgtgatccgggagtgccaggattgagtcccatgtcaggctccctgcatggagcctgcttctccctctgcctgtgtctgtgcctctctctctctctctctctgtgtgtgtctctcatgaataaataaatgaataaaaatttttaaagaacaaaatagaacaaaaatcatACACGAATCAAGACAATGAGGAAggttaggggacgcctgggtggctcagcagttgggtgtctgcctttggttcaggacgtgatcccagagtcccaggattgagtcccacatccggttccctgtgaggagcctgtttctccctctgcctgtctctgcctctgtgtgtctctcatgaataaataaacaaaatcttaaaaaaaaaaaaaatgaggaaggttAGGCATTTCCTCCCCTGAAAAGAAACCTgttttgaaaaagatgaaaagactcagaagaaaacaaaaggatttcTGCATGTACACTTCATTTCCTCATTACCCTATTTCTCCCTCAGGTTTGTATGTTCTTACCTTGGTCAGCTGGTGCCTGCTACTACTCAATGATGACTTCTGGGCAGCTATATGAGGAAACCAAGTCTTTAACATCCCTTCTACCTGTAGCAAGGTTCCTAGATAACGCTCcctgtggaaaaaaaatttttttctttaaaaagccattaagtgtgaaaaaagcaacaaaacaggATTGTAGATATCTCCTTTTTTATGAAGTACTGAGGAAAGTACCAGGGGGGAACTTACCCCATTTGTGGCTTCTGCAAAATACCTACAATACGCTGGATTCTGTCCATTGCCACACTCTGCTGGAAACTGCTCAATCCTGGgattagggagagagaaaaacatcaAAGGTTGAGATTCAAGAATTTCATCAGGTAAAGGAAGGACAAAACAGGGTTAAAATAGATTCagctaaataaattaaatcacagAAGCACAAAAGGAATAATGTAGGCTACAAAGATTTAAGagaaataacacatttaaaacattgagagaaagacagagattaATCTAGCCCAAATAAGTGCAACTTATTAGATAATCACCTCTCTCAAATCGACCCATCTTCAGCCCATTCAGTAGGTCTGTGAGAGGACGGATAAATCCTTGGAGCTCTTTACACTGTAGGAAAACCGGACAAAGGCTATGAGAGGACTCACAGAATTGTCCACACAGTACTGTTCTTCCCCACCTCCACAGCCCAAAAACAACACTGTCTTCATAGGGTCCTTACTCATCAGCTGGGTGCTAAGCCATTCCAGTATTGTCTCCTTTCCCCTGCCTTTTCTTACCTTCTGAGCAAAGAGCAGGTCTCCTTCTGTGGTACAACCTTGGATGTTTACGTTGGTCTGTAATTCACCATCTCTTGATTTTTTGACCCCAGATCCCACCATAGGAGAGGCCAAGCCCCGCTGTTCCAGGTGAGATGCTGTATGTTGGTTGCTGGAAACCTTGGTTCGTTGCCTGCAGCGGATAGGCCCCGGGCTGGGCCGAGAACCTCCCCTCTGCCCAGCAGGATCTGACCTGGGGCCATGGGCCCCCTTGTCCTCCCCCTCACTATCTGACGGGAGGCCAAAGTCACTGTTCACTGGGGAGGTGGAAAGACAGGAAGACAGAGAGTAGGAAGAACAGGAGTAATCGCTAGCTGGAGAATCCATAGGTTCAGAAGCAGGGGCTGAACAACTCCCGGAGTACCCAAAGATCAGAACCTGCAAGTGAAGAGCAAAGCCAGAAATCTGTAACCATCatctgaaaattagaaaatagactGGGGGATTGGGGTGTACTGGATAAtacctcctctctcctccccagcatTACATGTCTCcgagaaaatagaaaaagtcaCCTCCTCTGCCTGCCCCGCTCAGCTAAGAACCTGGACTGCCCCTCTGGCCTCCGCAGGCAGCTTCTTTATCTGACAcaagactgtcctttcctcccctccGTTCAGAGTAAATTACCTGACTTGACACCTTCCCCCGACAGTTGTTCACCAGATCTGCTCCCAGCCTGACCCCCGCAGCGAGGGCTACCGGTGAGCCCACCTAGTGACCCTGTAGGGAACGCTCCCCACGGTAACCCCACGCCCCTTCCCAATCTCTGAACCGTATCCCAGCGCCGGGACCCTCCACAGTCGCGCCTGCCACGTGAGGCTATTCCTCCCAATACCAAGCTCCGCTTTCGGTCCCGAAACCTACTCCCTCGGGTCTGATCCTCAGGCGCGGAACGCTCCCTCAGCCCACCAGCCCCCGCACCTGTACCGGTCCGCCACCTGGCTGTCTCCCGCTCCTTCTCCAACTCTGCGGGTCGGGGctgcccacctctgcctctccccgacTGGTcccgccccttcccccctcccagaCACGTGCGGCCGGGCACGTGCCTTCCCCCTGCGTACACAGACCTCGCGGCCTCATTGGTTGGCTAGTCGGCGGCGCGTGACGCATGTTATCCAAGTTCGCATCCCATTTGCTACAGCCTCCAGGGGCTCGGCCAATAGAGGCACAGCTAGATGACGATTGGCTGGAAGGGAAGCATTCCGTGCCCCGCCCCTACATGCGGCTCGCAAGAAGGACCCGgtgaggagaaaaggaggaggatggAAAGAGTGGAAAGGGCGGAGCCCGTGGCCTTAAATAGGATGGTGGTGGGCAGGAGACGTGCAGTTACTGTGTGCAGACTGGTTGTGTGCTGGGAGGCGCGCGTGTTGGGATGTGGGAGTAGGACTCCGGCTCCCCCTCAGTAGCAGATCCACCCCCCCCTCCGGTCCCGTCCCCCCTCCCGGTTGAGCGCCTCCTCTCACGAGGGCCGCACGTGGAAGCCATCGGCGACTTGGGCGTGCAACGTGCGAGAGAACGGATGGACGCCCCTGTGTGTCCTCTCGTCTCTCGGCCGCCCCCGGGGCCCTCGTGACCCGCAGGTCCGCGCTTCACCGTCTCCgcctctgcctcctccaggctggctgcctcctgccctgcagggtgggagggtgggaacTGCCGCCGAGAACACCGCGTCCTCTCGCGCACTCCCACGGGGGTGGCTGCTCCGGCCCTTTCCTTACATAACCCGCCGCGCACGTTACCAGCTCGGATACCAGCCAGCCACGACTCCAGAGGTCAAAGCCCAGCTCGCTCGTCCCTGACTTGCCTATGCGGGCTTCTCTGGCCCTGCGCAGGGAACGGAGAAGCCCGCGTAGGTTCCTGATTTCCTAGATTAAACCTTTGTCCGGCTTCATTTCTTTACGTGTTCCCTGGAGAAGATTCGAAAGGCCCGGAAGGAGGGAAGGTGCGCGTCCGTAGTTGACCAAGTCTGGAATTTACTACTTGGTGCTCCTCGCAGGCCTGGAAGTACAATGCCGCGAAGGGGACGGGGGCTCAGGGACGACAGGCCGATTGACGCTGTGACACCGAGGAGACCGCAAGGGGGCAGCCCCGTTCTGATTAGGGTCTCGAGGACGGAGAAAGAATTAAAGTGTGTCCCTGCCTGCCCTAATTACGAGCTGGAAAAGGCACAttgttgggggttgggggtgtaAGTGGAGGAgggtgtgatttttaaaatctattctaagtagtttttaatattttacatatgtttaacaatgtgcttattttataaaaagaaaaaagtgttctACATAAACCTCAACTCTCTTTTCCCAAACACGCGGTCTCAACATGTGTAATAAAGTAATAGCATTAGATGAAATTAACTGTCTGTTGGTGCTCTTCTCCATTCTTCACATTTCAGGTTTATTCACAGTCCTAATTATTCCCTCTAATTCTACTGCTAtctcactcccccccccccccttttttaaagattttatttacttattcatgagagacaaagaggcagattcacaggcagagggagaagcaggccccatgcagagagcccgggactcaatcccaggactccaggatcaagccctgagccaaaggcaggggcgttaaaccactgagccacccagggatcccctatctcaCTCTCTTTCTAATCTACCCTTCCTATCCCCATATCCTGGTGCTCTCTTTAGTGTTGTGAGATTAGAACAGACCCTCATGAAGGAGTAGAGTagccaaattatttcatttatttatcttccaaTTTCCTCTTCCCAAATCCCCATCCAAAGAGTTGTAGCAGGCTTCTTTGTcctaaaaaaagcaaagaaagggaaaaacaccAGGCTCAGGTGGCTTAGGAAGTCCCtgaagcccccccgcccccccccccccccagcctctgTGAAAACTCCCCAGATTTCATATTCTGGGCTAGATTTCCCCCATGAGATCTCCTGGAAGatgtgtcccctccccctcctcagtcCTTCCTCTGATAAATTTCTTCACCACTCTCCATAGTTATTTAGAATCCCAGTTTTAAAATTCCTATAGCACAggcttctctcccctccttgcCTCCACCATCTCTCCTCTACTTTAGGGAACCAACCACCACCCCTTCTGCCTCTGAACTTTGGCTCTTGACTTTGCCAAGTTGTAGGGCTCCTCCCATTATGCCCTCTGGCAACTGCCATATCTTAAGCCACCTCCAGGCTGGAACCAGCTTTGATTCTTCAAGGCAGACTGGAAATGGGGAGGTCTGCTTCTACTGCCGGAGGTCCTGAAGTCCTCCCAGTTCAGAAAAAGTAATGACTCTTGTTCAAAAAGTCTTTGCCTCAACATCTCCTAAACCTTAAAATTAGATAAGATCATTCTAAGTGGGATCCCTCATCCTTCAAGCAGCTGAGACTTGACCAGGCTGGAAACATTAGCCAGAGATATTTGTAAAAAATGACTTCACTGACTTCCCCAAGGCCAGTGGCTGCACTCTCACCTTCTACATGAAATACATCCCCCCCTGAACGAGGGCCCAGGACAGGAGGAGGGGAACAGGACTCTGCAGACTGGATACAGCATCGTTCAGATCTGGACTCTGCTAAAATACAGACATCCCCCCATGGTAGGGCAGTGTCATCCTTCCTaccatccctcctccccctgtGGAAGGATGGCCATCTTTTGACACCAACCTCAGTCTTCCTTTCTTCTGAGTTTACAGAAAGATACAGCTCTCCTCCCCATAACTATGAGGAATTCCTTCCTCTGTGCCTTTCAGCCTCCTGACCATACTAGGGAGGCTCAACACAATTCACTGATGTGTATTTTTTATCTGTTATGTGCATGACAATATGCTTAgtcactgtgctaggtgctacaGCAGGATAGAAATGTGACTAAGACATGGCtcctttcttcaaagagtttacAATTTAAATGTAGCCTACTATATACCTTAAAATATTTGCCTGTCCTTGTCATCAAGCACCAACTTTCCATTCCTACCGACTCCTCTCCTCTGTTTTCAACTATATTCAGGCTACCCTTTGGTCCTGTTGCCCTTTCTGGctgttgcttctctttttttcattaccAGATTCCTCAAGCGATTGGTCTATACTTTCCCTCCCTTCTTAAGAAGGTActtcctgggacgcctggatggctcagcggttgagcgtctgccttcggctagggccctgatccagggatcctggattgagtccggcatcaggttccttgtgggcatcaggttccttgtggggagcctgcttctgtctctgcctctctctttctctgtgtctctcatgaataaataaaatctttaaaaaacaaaaacaaacaacaacaacaaaaaaccaatgTACTTCCTCTCTAATTCCACAAAAACCTACCTTTTGCTCAACTCAATTAAAACTTCTTTCTTTGGAGCTACCAATGACCTCCTTTTCTTTGGCCTCTTGGTAGCTTATTGATTATATTAAACTTCATCTTCTAGATTCTATAATACAGACTTGCCTATTTGCCAACCTCTTCAAACAATTCtccattttcttgatttattcctcttcctcctccttcttctaagTACAGGCACAGTCATTGGCCTTTTGGTCTTCTGTGTACTGGCTCTACTGAGCTTGTCTACTTTTGTAACTGTGACTTTGCACTTCAAACTGTAGCTCTGATCGAGTTCAGCTACCTTTAGGACACCCTCATAGGGTTGTCACCATAAATTCAGCTTGGCCAATACCTAAATTATAACTTCAGTCCTAAACTGCTCTGACCTTCCACAGTTCCCATTTTGGTCAGCCATTTACCCAGACGTCCATATTCAAATGTGTAAGTTATTTCAAATCTCTCCTCATTTATTGCCCGCTGCAtttcttcaaaatctttttttttttttttaagattttatttatttattcatgagaaactcagagagaggcagagatgtgagactcaatcccaataccccgggatcacaacctgagccaaaggctcaaccattgggccacccaggcactcaaaatctttcttatttttctcctctccatTCAAAACGCTACTTCACTAGTCCAAGCCTTTAATGGTTGTTTCTGGAATGATATAAGTCTCATGCATCTCTCTCCACTTCATTGCATCTTGCATACAACCAAATAGTTCTTCTAAATTACCACTTTCACTGTATCTTTACCACACTGGAGAATTTACTAGGCTCCCGATTGCTTATATGTCCAGTCTTTAGCCCGACATTTCAGATTCTCTTGTAATTCAGCCCTATTTTCCCTTACCTATGTGAAATTACCAAGCAAATATTAAGAGCCttgtagattttaatttttttcttaatttcccacTGTTCTTTCCCATCTACCTTCTCCTTCAATCATATCCTATCCACTAAACAGGCCATGCTTGTTCCATCTCCTCACCAATGCAGCTCTTTCaacttccattctttcttctaaTTGTTTTCATATGTTCATAACTTACTACCAATCAAAAGCTCACCTATCTTTCAAAGTGTATCTCAAACACAGTCACCTAAAAGTCTCCCATGCAACTCCAGCGTATACTGATCTCCGTCCTTCCACTGACTAAAAACTTGCCTATGTCATATGCTCTCAATTTATATGTAACTGAACATTGTTATGaacctttttcattttgttctgttttgtaaattttttttttaatttttatttatttatgatagtcacagagagagggagagaggcagagacacaggcagagggagaagcaggctccatgcaccgggagcccaacgtgggattcgatcccgggtctccaggatcacgccctgggccaaaggcaggcgccaaaccgctgtgccacccagggatcccaatttttaaaaaaaatttttttaatttttatttatttatgatagtcacagagagagagagagaggcagagacacaggcagaggaagaagcagttgTTCTGTTTTGTAAGTGAGTTTTATACATACTTTGAGGGCAATAACAACATCATAgatttcttcttcatcatcatcagcATCCTTCACAGCTTTAGTCATAGGTTACATAAAcatttaagtattattattattttttttaatttttatttatttatgatagtcacagagagagaaagagagaggcagagacataggcagagggagaagcaggctccatgcaccggaagcccgatgtgggattcgatccagggtctccaggatcacgccctgggccaaaggcaggcgccaaaccgctgcgccacccagggatcccacatttcaGTATTATTGAACTGAAATTTAACTGCACCAAATCTTCCCAGGTTTCTGAACACAAGGTTAGTATTAAATCTCaatggaggggctcctgggtgggccagtcagttaagtggtaggctcttggtttcaactcagatctcagggttctgggatctagcctcatgtcaggctccacactcagtggggaatctgcttgaggattctctctttcctgctccctctgcccttcccctgctctgtctctctctctttctctctctcaaataaataaataaataaaactttaaaaaaaaaatctcaaagaaaaaaaaaactcaaaggtATGATTGCTCAGCTGAGCTGGACACCTGCATTGCTGTATTAGTTATCTGGTTCCTTCTTCCACCGAAGCCTCCCTCTGTTCTGTCTCCAGCCCTGGGATCCCCCACCCCACTACCCACCCCACCATCCCCAATCCACTCACTGGTTCCACTGTCATTGGTTTCAATGTTTCAGGCTTCTGAGGGTCTGCACCTTCTGTTTCATGACTAATGGTAGTCTCTGCTGCTTCCCTTACCTCTTTATCCAACCTGTTCTGCCCTCAGTAGGATCAAGAAACACAGAGTTATCATTGCTTCCATCCAACATCCTCAGAGATTATTTAGAGTCCCTCtctcctgcacccccaccccccaaaacctAAACTCAGGAATCCTCCCTACTTTATGTTTGCATGGATTATGTACCCATCCCATTCACCAATTCCCTTGACTCCAAGACTGCCCCTCCCTCTCAATGTCTTAGCAAACCTACTGAGTTCTGGCTTTATTCTTTTCCTCAGCTGTGGTTAACAAAGCTGCTTTGGGCCTACTTCCCAGTTTCATTTCacctaattgatttttatttctgctaaTCATTTACATTTCAACATTGCCCAGTTTCCTTTTAACTGTTACCTATCTTGACCCGCTTAGATGTAGAGGTTGCTCACCAGTCTGTCCTCAGATTCAAACATGGAGTAATCAACAGTGAAATTTGCACCAAAGTCatctgggaaggagaaaaaaaaatagtaatgacaAATGAAAAAGGTAGCAGTAGGTCTAGaaatggagagaggaagaaattgcTCAGGATACCTTTAACTTGCTCAAGTTGTAAAATCTACTGGTGTAATCTAATTCTAATGAACTTTAATGttaaagaggcacctgggtggctcagtaggttaagcatctgcccttggctcaggtcatgatcctgaggtcctgggatcaggtaccacatccagctccctgctgactggggaatctgcttctccccttccctcttcccctctccccccactcatgttcttgctctgctttttctcccaaataaataatctttaaaaatatgtttgtaaatgtatttgcatttatattttctgcatttatatATTCAACCTGATAGCTAAAATAGTTTACAAATATGAAAATCTTCAAATTGTTTCAACCAGTTTCCAGAGAATTGAAAATCACTAGCTTGAGAAATAACATCATGAGCCTTGAAAAGCTCTTTGCTCATAGCCAAATTTCTCTCTGATTTAGTTGTTGCAATTGCATAGAGAAAGGGAAAGTCTCTGAACTAAGTATCCCCCAAACCTCTGCCCATCCTGTTCTGGGTCAGAGCCTTATACATACCATAATTGGGGGTGACTGTATAATAATAGACCACCTGATAATAATCATCCTCTTCTAGTCCTTCTCCATCCTCATATTCTTGTCCTGCGGGGACAAGGACTAGAAGTCAAGGGGTATTTGGAACTCCTTAGCAAGAGGACACCTGAAGTTGACCTCAGCTctatcaatttcttttctctctgcctcccctccaaGGGTCTTACTATCTCACTGCCCGTGTACCTCTAAACCCTTCTCAGTCTTTGGAGCTCCGTATCTGTGATGAGGCCTGTTATTCCATGCCCTTTCAATTCAGGAACTCCTAGAGAGAAAACGGGTCCCTTCACATTCTGTAAACTCAAAATGAGAGCTAAAGTTAATAAGCAGAGATGCCAGAAATGAAGAACTCCAAATCACCTCTCTAGCATTCCACAGACTGTATTGATTTCTCTTCTCAGTGGCTCTCGCACCCAACACAAACACATCCTTAGGATTTTAGACTTTAGTTCCGGATCCACTGCTAACTAGCAGAATAACCCTGAAGAAGCCACTTAACATCCGCTCTCTCAAAATGAGTCAGCTGGACCAAATGACCCATCTACAttagtttttcttccttcccaggaCTAAAAATATGTGGCTTTGACATGATTAGATCAAGGACTCCAGGCCTCCTTATAAACACATCCCTAAGCTCCTTGAATGCTCTCCCCAAACCCCAGGCAATGACACACACATctggaggaaaaggaaacaatgagAGTACCTGGCAGACTGGGAACAAAGGAGGGAAGGAGCCAAGCTACTTTTGGGACTCTCTCCCAGAGGGAAGCCAGTCCTCCACTACTCTAAAGGCCACCCCCCATTTCTGTTTCCTTACTAATATGATGGTTTTTCTCCAACCTTCTGGGAAAGGAGATCCCCGGGCTTATCTCACTATTTTCAGACTGCCCCACCTTTCAAGAGCCTCACCTCTCTCCTTCACCCTGTCAGTAGTCCCTTTCCATCTTGTTCAACACTAGTGATGGAGAGCTGAAGTGATTCTTGTTAGGTCACCCATGTGTCTGGGGCTCCATCCGCTGTCAGctgtctcttctttcctccccttctcttGGCTCTACTTCCCAGATCTCTCCCTCTCGCCCTGATACTGGACTCTGGCACAGATCAGTGTATCACTCCCCATTAAATTGcacctctcactctctcttcatttttcttttctctcaccgCACTTATGATAAAAGACCTGGCCAAAAAAAGCTCAGGGAAAGAAGTAAACTTACCCAGGATAAGTGGCACGGCAAGGATGGCTACGAAGAGGACATCCATTCCGGATTCTGCACTATTGCTgtgaaagtaaaaaaggaaattacagcATTTCTTACCAAACTTACCCCGCCTCCCGCCCTCCTCCAAAGCTGCTGCAACTCTTCTCCCAGGGGGTAGAATTCCCCACCCACTTGCTGACCGATCTTCAGTTTACTACTGGTCAGCCAAAGCTGCCCAAATTAAGAGAGGCAAAGTAGGTTTTGATGCGAATGTGTTCACTCTGCTCCCCCAGCCCTAGACTAGATCCAGTTCAGATTAGATCCGATGCcaccaccaaaacaaacaaacaaacaaacaaacaaacaagcaaagagtcaaaacaaaacaaaaaaccctcagcCTACCCAGGAgtctccccccctcctcccctccttccgtCCTATAAATCCTCACAAAAAGCTCACCCTCTTTCTCACTGTTCGTAGCTGACCACCACCAAGCGGACTTGAAGCTTATCTACAATCGCTTTCTTCACAGTCAAAATGTTCTGAGGAAGGGATGAGCATTTTTTTCTAGACGGAAAAAAccaccctctcctctgcctgtcttgGACTATGAAGTACAGGAGCAATGTCAACATCATTGTCTGATACTCAAAGCGCTTGAGGCATTACTTCTGATAAAAATCTCTCAGCCAAAACtagtttatttcctttctggTAAGTACCGAActcacttcatttctttctctactttctgGTTACAGgatggaagaagggaggaagcagCCTCTCTTCCTGTGTAGATGCCACCCCCTTCTCCCACTTTCAGCCACTTGGTATGCTCCCTTCATTCCAGCCCACAAGGATAGATTTCATCTCACcctttctgcttttatatttcccattttcatttaatCCAACTCAGAAGCATTTAGCAATGTATATGCTAGGCCTACTCTGATAAGCAATTCAGGGTTCACAGGTAAGAGAATAAGAATAGTTatgttttgggacacctgagtggctcagtggttgagcgtaggctcagggcaggatcccatgCGGGAGTCCCATGTCCCGTCCCTGTTCCCTGCCACCCCCCCAAtcggggtctctgcatggagcctgcttctccttctgtctttgtctctgtctctctctccctgtgtgcatgtgtctctcatgaataaataaataaatctttaaattttttttttaatttatttatgatagtcacagagagagagagagagagaggcagagacacaggcagagggagaagcaggctccatgcaccgggagcctgacgtgggattcaatccagggtctccaggatcacgccctgggccaaaggcaggcgccaaaccgctgcgccacccagggatcccataaataaatctttaaaaagagaatagttatgtttttaaaaaggaagttagTAAACATCTACTTAATGTCTACTAAGAGCCAGGCACTATGAGAGTCCCTGTGGAACCACTTGCGGACAAGACACATTTGGAGCCTGCTCCTAGCAGTCAGAAGATGCTGCGGTAATGGCtcaaaggagaaatgagaagacTTGTTATACTCCTATTTCTTCCCCTGACTCGGCCTGCTAGGCTCAGAAGCAAGACACACTGGAGTTTTGAGCACTGACCAGGATGTTTTCACCCTCTCAACCTTTTGGGGGGAGGATTTGCTTGGTGATGGTGATATTCCATGTAAATCTATACAATCTATGCCTCCAGGTCCTTTTGAGaatttcctggggaaaaaaaagtaaaatgcttgTGTGGATGTGCCTGTATGCATTAAGTCATAAATTGCTTCCAGGACGGAAAGGAAGCTGGTTCTCTTTGAACAATTTCTATAGTTTTTTGGTACTTTGATTAATCTCTCAAAAACAGTATTCCAGATTTCCTTACTTCACCATCCTGGTACTCTTTTACCTAAACATCCTCTCTAAAGACTGACCCTACCCCCATCCAAATGAGGTTACAATACCCTCCTCTCCTACTTTAATTT
This is a stretch of genomic DNA from Canis lupus baileyi chromosome 12, mCanLup2.hap1, whole genome shotgun sequence. It encodes these proteins:
- the C12H1orf54 gene encoding uncharacterized protein C1orf54 homolog isoform X1; this encodes MDVLFVAILAVPLILGQEYEDGEGLEEDDYYQVVYYYTVTPNYDDFGANFTVDYSMFESEDRLNRLDKEVREAAETTISHETEGADPQKPETLKPMTVEPQSPDLNDAVSSLQSPVPLLLSWALVQGGMYFM
- the CIART gene encoding circadian-associated transcriptional repressor, translating into MDSPASDYSCSSYSLSSCLSTSPVNSDFGLPSDSEGEDKGAHGPRSDPAGQRGGSRPSPGPIRCRQRTKVSSNQHTASHLEQRGLASPMVGSGVKKSRDGELQTNVNIQGCTTEGDLLFAQKCKELQGFIRPLTDLLNGLKMGRFERGLSSFQQSVAMDRIQRIVGILQKPQMGERYLGTLLQVEGMLKTWFPHIAAQKSSLSSSRHQLTKHFPSPHSYSAASSPAPPLEKMDKTQLGHLLLKPKQPWHLTEWPTMHLTWIHTTPICNPPLISPGTISFSHGPLGTGASIGVILFVQHGMQPFTHSAPTTPVPPTTASPVIPVDPKKLSREGPHCHSLPATLPSDWSCTLSGPGLPTMAREMTMGHLEQMRSHPPVAPEVHSLNP
- the C12H1orf54 gene encoding uncharacterized protein C1orf54 homolog isoform X4, with protein sequence MDVLFVAILAVPLILDDFGANFTVDYSMFESEDRLNRLDKEVREAAETTISHETEGADPQKPETLKPMTVEPSPDLNDAVSSLQSPVPLLLSWALVQGGMYFM
- the C12H1orf54 gene encoding uncharacterized protein C1orf54 homolog isoform X3; this encodes MDVLFVAILAVPLILGQEYEDGEGLEEDDYYQVVYYYTVTPNYDDFGANFTVDYSMFESEDRLNRLDKEVREAAETTISHETEGADPQKPETLKPMTVEPDKEACYNSLDGDLGRGNWKINK
- the C12H1orf54 gene encoding uncharacterized protein C1orf54 homolog isoform X2, which translates into the protein MDVLFVAILAVPLILGQEYEDGEGLEEDDYYQVVYYYTVTPNYDDFGANFTVDYSMFESEDRLNRLDKEVREAAETTISHETEGADPQKPETLKPMTVEPSPDLNDAVSSLQSPVPLLLSWALVQGGMYFM